In Streptomyces durocortorensis, a genomic segment contains:
- a CDS encoding ATP-binding protein — protein MSTTRQHPPGDLGREPDEAGAASPVPADRQWRTLSLGQASGIVPMARDFARQALCDWGWLPASSADRRAAAEDVLLVVSELVTNACLHAEGPEELRIGRTPKVLRVEVVDRGAGQPAPRTPHRAGRPGGHGMFIVQRLCLDWGVVRTPEKPGKTVWAELAAPA, from the coding sequence ATGAGCACCACCCGGCAGCATCCGCCGGGCGACCTCGGCCGCGAGCCGGACGAAGCGGGCGCAGCCTCGCCCGTCCCGGCGGACCGGCAGTGGCGCACGCTCTCCCTCGGGCAGGCCAGCGGCATCGTCCCCATGGCCCGTGACTTCGCCCGGCAGGCCCTGTGCGACTGGGGCTGGCTCCCGGCGTCCAGCGCGGACCGCCGGGCCGCCGCCGAGGATGTCCTGCTGGTCGTCTCCGAGCTCGTGACCAATGCCTGCCTGCACGCCGAGGGCCCCGAGGAGCTTCGGATCGGCCGCACGCCCAAGGTGCTGCGGGTGGAGGTCGTCGACCGGGGGGCAGGGCAGCCCGCTCCCCGAACGCCTCACCGCGCCGGGCGTCCCGGAGGGCACGGCATGTTCATCGTGCAGCGCCTCTGTCTGGACTGGGGCGTCGTGCGTACGCCGGAGAAGCCGGGCAAGACCGTCTGGGCGGAGCTCGCCGCTCCCGCGTAG
- a CDS encoding STAS domain-containing protein — MDRGTVGSANRGRLQVEVRTEGCSEVVTPVGELDHHTADLLREPLESAVEQGRSRLVVDCSRLEFCDSTGLNVLLGARLKAEAAGGGVHLAGMLPVVARVFEITGAEAVFTVHATLADAMDT; from the coding sequence ATGGACCGCGGGACGGTCGGCAGTGCGAACCGGGGTCGGCTTCAGGTCGAGGTCCGGACCGAGGGGTGCAGCGAGGTCGTGACGCCGGTGGGTGAGCTTGACCACCACACCGCCGATCTGTTGCGCGAACCTCTGGAGAGTGCGGTCGAGCAGGGGCGGTCACGCCTGGTGGTCGACTGTTCGCGACTGGAGTTCTGTGATTCCACCGGGCTGAACGTGCTGCTCGGTGCCCGTCTCAAGGCGGAGGCGGCCGGAGGAGGGGTTCATCTGGCCGGAATGCTGCCCGTTGTGGCGAGGGTGTTCGAGATCACGGGCGCGGAGGCGGTCTTCACCGTCCACGCCACGCTCGCCGACGCCATGGACACCTGA
- a CDS encoding RNA polymerase sigma factor SigF, with amino-acid sequence MSPRLDEARTHNAPSACPQGPTNSDSPAASAVPGPRASTTSTTSELSGEGFDGLEGLPEIPPYAEVGALDARALSKTLFERLESLEEGTHEYSYVRNTLVELNLALVKFAASRFRSRSEPMEDIVQVGTIGLIKAIDRFELSRGVEFPTFAMPTIVGEIKRFFRDTSWSVRVPRRLQELRLDLAKAGDELSQQLDRAPTVAELSERLGITPDEVVEGMSASNAYTASSLDAKPEEDDNEGALADRIGYEDHGLEGIEYVESLKPLIAALPSRDRMILSLRFVSNMTQSEIGEELGISQMHVSRLLSRTLVKLRKGLTLEE; translated from the coding sequence ATGTCACCCCGGCTCGACGAAGCGCGTACCCACAACGCGCCGTCGGCATGTCCTCAGGGACCGACCAATTCCGACTCCCCCGCCGCGAGCGCCGTACCCGGCCCGCGTGCCAGCACCACCAGCACCACCTCTGAGCTTTCCGGCGAGGGCTTCGACGGGCTTGAGGGGCTTCCCGAGATCCCGCCCTACGCCGAAGTAGGGGCCCTGGACGCGCGGGCCCTGTCGAAGACGCTGTTCGAGCGGCTGGAGTCCCTCGAAGAGGGCACCCACGAGTACAGCTACGTCCGCAACACCCTCGTCGAGCTCAACCTCGCGCTCGTCAAGTTCGCCGCTTCCCGGTTCCGCTCCCGCAGCGAGCCGATGGAGGACATCGTCCAGGTCGGCACCATCGGCCTGATCAAGGCGATCGACCGGTTCGAGCTGAGCCGCGGTGTGGAGTTCCCCACCTTCGCCATGCCGACGATCGTCGGCGAGATCAAGCGTTTCTTCCGCGACACCAGCTGGTCCGTACGCGTACCGCGCCGGCTCCAGGAGCTCCGGCTCGACCTGGCGAAGGCGGGCGACGAGCTGTCGCAGCAGCTGGACCGCGCGCCCACCGTGGCGGAGCTGTCCGAGCGTCTCGGCATCACCCCGGACGAGGTCGTCGAGGGCATGTCCGCGAGCAACGCCTACACCGCGAGCTCGCTGGACGCCAAGCCCGAGGAGGACGACAACGAGGGCGCGCTCGCGGACCGCATCGGCTACGAGGACCACGGCCTCGAAGGCATCGAGTACGTCGAGTCGCTGAAGCCGCTCATCGCCGCGCTTCCCTCGCGCGACCGCATGATCCTCTCGCTCCGCTTCGTCAGCAATATGACGCAGTCGGAGATCGGCGAGGAGCTGGGCATCTCGCAGATGCACGTGTCCCGGCTGCTCTCCAGGACGCTGGTCAAGCTCCGCAAGGGCCTGACCCTGGAGGAATGA
- the hutI gene encoding imidazolonepropionase, with the protein MTSTAVTHIASLVTNDPSLGNGTPLGLIQDAAVVIEGDRIVWTGESSKAPATDNVLDAAGRAVIPGFVDSHSHLVFAGDRTQEFNARMSGQPYRAGGIRTTVAATRAASDDELSANVARYLAEALRQGTTTFETKSGYGLTVEHEARALRIASRHTDEVTYLGAHIVSPDYADDPAGYVDLVTGPMLEACAPHARWIDVFCEQGAFDGDQARAILTAGRARGLHPRIHANQLSYGPGVQLAVELDAASADHCTHLTDADVDALGQGSTVATLLPGAEFSTRATWPDARRLLDAGATVALSTDCNPGSSFTSSVPFCIALAVRDMGMTPDEALWSATAGGAAALRRTDIGRITPGARADLVLLDAPSHVHLAYRPGVPLVSAVWRSGQRVV; encoded by the coding sequence ATGACGAGCACCGCCGTCACCCACATCGCCAGCCTGGTCACCAATGACCCCTCCCTCGGCAACGGGACCCCCCTGGGCCTGATCCAGGACGCGGCCGTCGTCATCGAGGGCGACCGCATCGTCTGGACCGGTGAATCAAGCAAAGCACCCGCCACTGACAACGTCCTCGACGCGGCGGGTCGGGCCGTGATCCCCGGCTTCGTCGACTCCCACTCCCACCTGGTCTTCGCGGGCGACCGCACCCAGGAGTTCAACGCCCGGATGTCCGGGCAGCCCTACCGTGCGGGCGGCATCCGCACCACGGTCGCCGCCACCCGAGCCGCCTCCGACGACGAGCTCTCCGCCAACGTCGCCCGCTACCTCGCCGAGGCCCTGCGCCAGGGCACGACCACCTTCGAGACCAAGTCCGGCTACGGCCTCACCGTCGAGCACGAGGCCCGCGCCCTGCGCATCGCAAGCCGCCACACCGACGAGGTCACCTACCTCGGCGCCCACATCGTCTCCCCGGACTACGCCGACGACCCCGCGGGCTACGTCGACCTGGTCACCGGCCCGATGCTGGAGGCCTGCGCCCCGCACGCCCGCTGGATCGACGTGTTCTGCGAGCAGGGCGCGTTCGACGGCGACCAGGCCCGCGCCATCCTCACGGCGGGGCGTGCCAGGGGGCTGCACCCGCGTATCCACGCCAACCAGCTGTCGTACGGCCCCGGCGTGCAGCTGGCCGTCGAGCTCGACGCGGCATCCGCCGACCACTGCACCCACCTCACCGACGCCGACGTCGACGCGCTCGGACAGGGCAGCACGGTCGCCACGCTGCTCCCCGGCGCGGAGTTCTCCACCCGCGCCACCTGGCCCGACGCCCGCCGCCTGCTGGACGCGGGGGCCACCGTCGCGCTCTCCACGGACTGCAACCCCGGCTCGTCGTTCACCTCGTCCGTACCGTTCTGCATCGCCCTCGCCGTACGTGACATGGGGATGACTCCCGACGAGGCCCTGTGGTCCGCCACCGCGGGCGGGGCCGCGGCCCTGCGCCGCACCGACATCGGCCGCATCACCCCCGGCGCCCGCGCCGACCTGGTCCTCCTCGACGCCCCGAGCCACGTCCACCTCGCCTACCGGCCGGGTGTCCCGCTGGTCAGCGCGGTGTGGCGGAGCGGCCAGCGGGTGGTGTGA
- a CDS encoding formimidoylglutamate deiminase has translation MQLTNRAGGAPVTATYWMDHAWLGNQVEPGVTLDVAGGRIAGIRTGDGTPPPGATVLRGLTLPGLANAHSHAFHRALRATVQVGSGTFWTWRELMYRTASRLTPDTYFDLARATYAEMALAGITSVGEFHYLHHAPGGTPYANPNAMGEALIAAAAEAGIRITLLDTAYLAAGFGEQPNRHQLRFSDTTAEAWAERASLLKGDDHTLIGAAIHSVRAVPADQLATVAQWAEERGAPLHVHLSEQTAENDACRAAHGRTPTRLLADHGVLGPRTTGIHNTHLTEEDIALLGSSTTGTCMCPTTERDLADGIGPAVALQQAGSPLSLGSDSHAVIDLFEEARAMELNERLRTHIRGHWTAAALLRAASADGHAALGRPEAGVLEPGAPADLTTVALDSVRTAGPVPRLAAETAVFAASAADVRHTVVAGRHIVRDGRHTRIEDVPRALAAAVTAWHD, from the coding sequence GTGCAGCTGACGAATCGGGCCGGGGGCGCGCCCGTCACCGCGACGTACTGGATGGACCACGCCTGGCTCGGCAACCAGGTCGAGCCAGGCGTCACCCTGGACGTCGCGGGCGGCCGCATCGCCGGGATCAGGACCGGGGACGGGACACCGCCGCCCGGCGCGACCGTCCTGCGTGGTCTGACCCTCCCCGGCCTCGCCAACGCCCACTCCCACGCCTTCCACCGGGCCCTGCGCGCCACCGTCCAGGTGGGCTCGGGCACCTTCTGGACCTGGCGCGAGCTCATGTACCGGACGGCCTCCCGGCTCACCCCGGACACCTACTTCGACCTGGCCCGTGCCACGTACGCCGAAATGGCCCTGGCCGGCATCACCTCCGTCGGCGAATTCCACTATCTGCACCACGCGCCCGGCGGCACGCCCTACGCCAACCCGAACGCCATGGGCGAGGCGCTGATCGCGGCCGCCGCCGAGGCGGGCATCCGGATCACCCTGCTGGACACCGCCTATCTCGCTGCCGGATTCGGCGAACAGCCCAACCGGCACCAGCTGCGCTTCTCCGACACGACCGCCGAGGCGTGGGCCGAGCGAGCCTCCCTCCTCAAGGGCGACGACCACACCCTGATCGGCGCGGCCATCCACTCCGTTCGCGCGGTCCCGGCGGACCAGCTGGCCACCGTCGCACAGTGGGCCGAGGAGCGTGGCGCCCCTCTCCACGTCCATCTCTCCGAGCAGACCGCGGAGAACGACGCCTGCCGGGCCGCCCACGGCCGCACCCCCACCCGGCTGCTGGCCGACCACGGGGTCCTCGGCCCGCGCACCACGGGCATCCACAACACGCATCTGACGGAGGAGGACATCGCTCTGCTCGGCTCCTCCACCACCGGCACCTGCATGTGCCCCACCACCGAACGCGACCTGGCCGACGGCATCGGCCCCGCCGTCGCCCTCCAGCAGGCGGGCTCGCCGCTGTCGCTGGGCAGCGACAGCCACGCCGTGATCGACCTCTTCGAAGAAGCGCGGGCGATGGAGCTCAACGAGCGTCTGCGCACCCACATCCGGGGTCACTGGACGGCCGCCGCCCTGCTCCGGGCCGCCTCCGCCGACGGGCACGCCGCACTCGGCCGCCCCGAGGCGGGCGTCCTGGAACCGGGCGCCCCCGCCGATCTGACGACCGTCGCCCTGGACTCCGTCAGAACGGCCGGGCCTGTGCCCCGGCTGGCAGCGGAGACCGCCGTATTCGCCGCCTCCGCCGCTGATGTGCGGCACACGGTCGTGGCGGGGCGGCACATCGTCCGGGACGGCAGGCACACGAGGATCGAGGATGTGCCCCGAGCACTCGCAGCAGCCGTGACCGCCTGGCACGACTGA
- a CDS encoding allantoate amidohydrolase: protein MPAGASATPPDTGSQQWSAGDSFLSMWRELAPVGRHPDSGGYRRYAWSAADLDCRAWFRAQAEARGLIHETDRNGNQWAWLGDPLAGDAVVTGSHLDSVPDGGAFDGPLGVVSSFAALDELRGRGVEFTRPLAITNFGDEEGARFGLACVGSRLAAGQLAVANARRLRDADGITLPAAMESAGYDPEAIGPDPERLARIGAFVELHVEQGRALDLTGDPVGIASAIWPHGRWRFDFRGEANHAGTTRLADRRDPMLTYAETVLAARREAELTGALATFGKIAVEPNGVNAIPSLVRGWLDSRAADQATLDAVVTGIERAAREHAERAGIDLDVVRESFTPVVEFEHALRDELGKILEGTGDTGRPVPVLGTGAGHDAGILSASVPTAMLFVRNPTGISHSPAEHAAEDDCTAGVEALADVLEGLACS, encoded by the coding sequence ATGCCCGCGGGCGCATCCGCCACCCCACCCGATACGGGGTCGCAGCAGTGGAGCGCGGGTGACTCCTTCCTCTCGATGTGGCGCGAGCTGGCTCCCGTCGGGCGCCACCCCGACAGCGGCGGCTACCGGCGTTACGCCTGGTCGGCGGCGGACCTCGACTGCCGGGCCTGGTTCCGTGCGCAGGCCGAGGCGCGCGGGCTCATCCACGAGACCGACCGCAACGGCAACCAGTGGGCCTGGCTCGGCGACCCCCTGGCCGGGGACGCCGTCGTCACCGGCTCCCACCTGGACTCCGTCCCGGACGGCGGGGCTTTCGACGGACCGCTCGGTGTGGTCTCCTCCTTTGCCGCGCTCGATGAACTCCGCGGCAGGGGAGTGGAGTTCACCCGGCCGCTGGCCATCACCAACTTCGGTGACGAGGAGGGCGCCCGCTTCGGTCTGGCCTGCGTCGGGTCCCGGCTCGCCGCCGGGCAGCTCGCCGTCGCCAACGCCCGCCGTCTCCGCGACGCGGACGGGATCACCCTGCCCGCCGCCATGGAGAGCGCCGGATACGACCCCGAGGCCATCGGCCCCGACCCGGAACGGCTCGCCCGGATCGGCGCGTTCGTCGAACTCCACGTCGAGCAGGGCCGGGCCCTCGACCTCACCGGCGACCCCGTCGGCATCGCCTCGGCCATCTGGCCGCACGGCCGCTGGCGGTTCGACTTCCGGGGCGAGGCGAACCACGCGGGCACCACCCGCCTCGCCGACCGCCGCGACCCTATGCTCACGTACGCCGAGACCGTGCTCGCCGCCCGCCGTGAGGCCGAACTGACCGGTGCGCTCGCCACCTTCGGCAAGATCGCGGTCGAGCCCAACGGCGTCAACGCCATCCCCTCCCTCGTACGCGGCTGGCTCGACTCCCGCGCCGCCGACCAGGCCACCCTGGACGCCGTCGTCACCGGCATCGAGCGCGCCGCCCGGGAGCACGCCGAGCGGGCCGGGATCGATCTCGACGTCGTTCGGGAGTCCTTCACGCCCGTGGTCGAGTTCGAGCACGCCCTGCGCGACGAACTGGGCAAGATCCTGGAGGGCACCGGCGACACGGGCCGGCCCGTGCCCGTCCTCGGCACCGGCGCGGGCCACGATGCGGGTATTTTGTCCGCTTCGGTGCCCACCGCCATGCTCTTCGTGCGCAACCCCACCGGAATCTCGCACTCACCTGCCGAGCACGCAGCCGAGGACGACTGCACAGCCGGGGTGGAGGCGCTCGCCGACGTACTGGAAGGTCTCGCGTGCAGCTGA
- the hutU gene encoding urocanate hydratase, whose amino-acid sequence MSGPRPVRAPRGSALSTLGWQQEAALRMLQNNLDPEVAEHPDKLVVYGGTGKAARDWRSFDAMVRTLETLKQDETMLVQSGRPVGVMQTHEWAPRVLIANSNLVGDWANWEEFRRLEALGLTMYGQMTAGSWIYIGTQGILQGTYETFAAVAAKKFGGTLAGTITLTAGLGGMGGAQPLAVTMNDGVAICIDCDPRAIERRIDHRYLDVKADSLEHALQLAVEARDARRPLSIGLLGNAAELLPRMLAEGAPIDIVTDQTSAHDPLAYLPLGVDFDDMADLAAEKPADFTQRARESMARHVEAMVGFMDAGAEVFDYGNSIRGEAQLAGYDRAFDFPGFVPAYIRPLFCEGKGPFRWAALSGEASDIHKTDKAMLELFPENESLHRWIKMAGERVHFQGLPARICWLGYGERDKAGERFNDMVASGELAAPLAIGRDHLDCGSVASPYRETEAMLDGSDAIADWPLLNAMVNVASGASWVSLHHGGGVGMGRSIHAGQVSVADGTKLAGEKIRRVLTNDPGMGVIRHVDAGYGIAESVATDKGVRVPMAEGN is encoded by the coding sequence ATGTCAGGACCCCGCCCCGTACGAGCGCCGCGCGGCAGCGCTCTCAGCACCCTGGGATGGCAGCAGGAAGCCGCCCTGCGCATGCTGCAGAACAACCTGGACCCCGAGGTCGCCGAGCACCCCGACAAGCTCGTCGTCTACGGCGGCACGGGCAAGGCGGCACGCGACTGGCGCTCGTTCGACGCGATGGTCCGCACGCTGGAGACCCTCAAGCAGGACGAGACGATGCTCGTCCAGTCCGGGCGGCCCGTCGGCGTCATGCAGACCCACGAATGGGCGCCCCGCGTCCTCATCGCCAACTCCAACCTGGTCGGCGACTGGGCCAACTGGGAGGAGTTCCGCCGTCTGGAGGCCCTCGGGCTCACCATGTACGGCCAGATGACCGCCGGGTCCTGGATCTACATCGGCACCCAGGGCATCCTCCAGGGCACCTACGAGACCTTCGCCGCCGTCGCCGCGAAGAAGTTCGGCGGCACGCTCGCGGGGACCATCACGCTGACGGCCGGACTCGGCGGCATGGGCGGCGCCCAGCCGCTCGCCGTCACCATGAACGACGGCGTCGCGATCTGCATCGACTGCGACCCGCGCGCCATCGAGCGCCGGATCGACCACCGCTACCTGGACGTCAAGGCCGACAGCCTGGAGCACGCCCTCCAGCTCGCCGTCGAGGCCCGCGACGCCCGCCGCCCGCTCTCCATCGGCCTCCTCGGCAACGCGGCGGAGCTGCTGCCCCGGATGCTCGCCGAGGGCGCGCCCATCGACATCGTCACCGACCAGACCAGCGCCCACGACCCGCTGGCCTACCTCCCGCTCGGCGTCGACTTCGACGACATGGCCGACCTCGCCGCCGAGAAGCCCGCCGACTTCACCCAGCGTGCCCGCGAGTCGATGGCCCGCCACGTCGAGGCCATGGTCGGCTTCATGGACGCCGGGGCCGAGGTCTTCGACTACGGCAACTCCATCCGCGGCGAGGCCCAGCTCGCCGGGTACGACCGCGCCTTCGACTTCCCCGGCTTCGTCCCCGCCTACATCCGCCCCCTCTTCTGCGAGGGCAAGGGCCCCTTCCGCTGGGCCGCCCTGTCCGGCGAGGCGTCCGACATCCACAAGACCGACAAGGCGATGCTGGAGCTCTTCCCGGAGAACGAGTCCCTGCACCGCTGGATCAAGATGGCCGGCGAGCGCGTCCACTTCCAGGGCCTGCCCGCCCGCATCTGCTGGCTCGGCTACGGCGAGCGCGACAAGGCCGGCGAGCGCTTCAACGACATGGTCGCGAGCGGCGAACTGGCCGCCCCGCTGGCCATCGGCCGCGACCACCTGGACTGCGGCTCGGTCGCCTCCCCGTACCGTGAGACCGAGGCCATGCTCGACGGCTCCGACGCCATCGCCGACTGGCCACTGCTCAATGCCATGGTCAACGTGGCCTCCGGCGCCTCCTGGGTCTCCCTCCACCACGGCGGTGGCGTCGGCATGGGCCGCTCCATCCACGCGGGCCAGGTCTCCGTCGCCGACGGCACGAAGCTCGCGGGCGAGAAGATCCGCCGCGTCCTGACGAACGACCCCGGCATGGGAGTCATCCGCCACGTCGACGCGGGCTACGGCATCGCGGAGTCCGTCGCCACGGACAAGGGCGTTCGCGTACCGATGGCGGAGGGCAACTGA
- a CDS encoding transcriptional regulator, whose amino-acid sequence MLQRLATERATGALMRDRGTLYLADGQVVHAESPATPGIDVLLTTGGTLRHEGWWDAVAQAGAGRRVGRYLVDSGHVPGGALELCHLGALYDAAFFALAPTGTPARFRYGVSHWIGPVRPVPVAAVERETLRRREFLDRIWPDAACDSAPLVRTAAHLADAPVPARQRRVLELADGVRTASDIAQALGRSAFHILVDLRRLAAAGLVAAVRSQPPPGATAPGRITLPEVTADPDIALLRRLRDALEAL is encoded by the coding sequence ATGCTCCAGCGCCTCGCCACCGAGCGTGCCACCGGCGCCCTGATGCGCGACCGCGGCACGCTCTATCTGGCCGACGGCCAGGTGGTGCACGCCGAGAGCCCGGCCACCCCCGGCATCGATGTGCTGCTCACCACCGGCGGGACACTGCGGCACGAGGGCTGGTGGGACGCCGTGGCCCAGGCGGGGGCGGGACGCCGGGTCGGCCGCTATCTGGTGGACAGCGGTCATGTGCCGGGCGGCGCGCTGGAGCTGTGCCATCTGGGCGCGCTGTACGACGCCGCGTTCTTCGCGCTCGCCCCGACCGGTACGCCCGCCCGGTTCCGTTACGGGGTCTCGCACTGGATCGGCCCGGTGCGGCCGGTCCCGGTGGCCGCCGTGGAGCGCGAGACGCTGCGCAGACGGGAGTTCCTGGACCGGATCTGGCCGGACGCCGCCTGCGACAGCGCGCCGCTGGTCCGGACGGCGGCTCATCTCGCCGATGCCCCGGTCCCGGCCCGGCAGCGCCGCGTCCTGGAGCTGGCCGACGGGGTGCGCACCGCCTCGGACATCGCCCAGGCGCTGGGCCGTTCGGCGTTCCACATCCTGGTCGACCTGCGTCGGCTCGCCGCGGCCGGTCTGGTGGCGGCGGTCCGCTCGCAGCCGCCGCCCGGCGCCACCGCACCCGGCCGGATCACGCTCCCCGAGGTGACGGCCGACCCCGATATCGCCCTGCTGCGCCGACTCCGAGACGCATTGGAGGCCCTGTGA
- a CDS encoding roadblock/LC7 domain-containing protein: MVPEAEVRDVLDELQRLRARVPLLSGALAASTDGLVLAHDTPGVEAEGVAALTAAALGVSIRMTDATGRGGFRELLVRGGSGYIATYAAGSSAVLTLLAEDRINVGRLHLEGRRAGARIGELVDSALERAERPAPASRTAPPRPAGAPNSALPQRPT, from the coding sequence ATGGTGCCCGAGGCCGAAGTGCGGGATGTCCTCGACGAACTCCAGCGGTTACGCGCCCGGGTCCCCCTGCTCTCCGGGGCGCTGGCCGCCTCGACCGACGGGCTCGTCCTGGCCCACGACACCCCGGGCGTCGAGGCGGAGGGCGTCGCCGCCCTCACCGCCGCCGCCCTCGGCGTCTCCATCCGGATGACCGACGCCACCGGCCGCGGCGGCTTCCGGGAGCTGCTGGTCCGCGGCGGCAGCGGCTACATCGCGACCTACGCCGCGGGCTCCTCCGCCGTCCTGACCCTGCTGGCCGAGGACCGCATCAACGTCGGCCGCCTCCACCTGGAGGGCCGCCGCGCGGGCGCCCGCATCGGCGAACTCGTCGACTCCGCCCTGGAACGCGCCGAGCGCCCCGCCCCCGCATCCCGTACCGCCCCGCCCCGCCCGGCCGGCGCCCCGAACAGCGCCCTGCCGCAGCGCCCCACATAG
- a CDS encoding MurR/RpiR family transcriptional regulator encodes MSGSSPAARLQRLFEGHRLTPTQRRIAHCMVRRAADAPFLSSVELAELAGVSQPSVTRFAVALGFDGYPALRRHLREVAPADAEPEDAGDTYNEYQQAVRAEIENLQHLSDLLADPAPVERAGRLLAGSRPLPVLGLRAASSQARGFGYFAAKVHPDVRVLDEGGGMLLDRIDSARRAGATALMCFALPRHPRECVDALAYAKDQGLAVVTVADSAFAPVAKHSDLLLPAAIGSGLSFDTVCAPMLLGRVLLEAICDELPEAQARLEEFDVRAAARGLFVE; translated from the coding sequence ATGAGCGGGAGCAGCCCCGCCGCACGGTTGCAGCGGCTTTTCGAGGGCCACCGGCTCACGCCCACCCAGCGGCGCATCGCGCACTGCATGGTCCGCCGGGCCGCCGACGCGCCGTTCCTGTCCAGCGTCGAGCTGGCCGAGCTGGCGGGGGTCAGCCAGCCCTCCGTCACCCGCTTCGCCGTCGCGCTCGGCTTCGACGGCTACCCGGCGCTGCGCAGGCACCTGCGCGAGGTCGCCCCCGCCGACGCGGAGCCGGAGGACGCGGGAGACACGTACAACGAGTACCAGCAGGCCGTCCGCGCCGAGATCGAGAACCTCCAGCACCTGTCCGACCTGCTCGCCGACCCCGCCCCCGTCGAGCGGGCGGGCCGGCTGCTGGCAGGGTCGCGGCCGCTGCCGGTGCTGGGGCTGCGCGCCGCGTCCTCACAGGCCCGCGGCTTCGGCTACTTCGCCGCCAAGGTGCACCCCGACGTCCGGGTGCTCGATGAGGGCGGCGGCATGCTCCTCGACCGGATCGACTCCGCCCGGCGGGCCGGGGCCACCGCCCTGATGTGCTTCGCGCTGCCTCGCCACCCCAGGGAGTGCGTGGACGCGCTGGCGTACGCCAAGGACCAGGGGCTGGCCGTCGTGACGGTCGCCGACTCGGCCTTCGCGCCCGTCGCCAAACACAGCGATCTGCTGCTTCCGGCGGCCATCGGCTCCGGGCTCTCCTTCGACACCGTCTGCGCCCCGATGCTGCTGGGGCGGGTGCTGCTGGAGGCGATCTGCGACGAACTCCCCGAGGCCCAGGCGCGGCTTGAGGAGTTCGACGTACGGGCGGCGGCCCGCGGCCTGTTCGTGGAGTGA